The genomic region ACATCAGCAGACAACGACGACCTGAtaagctgagaaaaacaacagtagttgatgataGACAAATCATTAGAGCTGTAAAAATGAACCGTAAAATATATGTCTGTAAAATCAGAAACAacctctgtcaatctacagtccacaggagaatgacacagaattacagaagctacacagcaagatgcaaacctctgattagcaccaaaaatagaaaggaaagattcttcacaaatgtgagcaaGTAAGAGTTTaggaactgagttgatggaccgatgagaAAAAGATTAACCTTCATTTAAGTgcttggaaagcaaaagtgtaaAGAAGAGGAACTGCAATTGATTCTAAGCagacaacctcatctgtaaagcttggtggaggtggtgtcatggcatgggcatgcatgacTGTCTCTAGAATACagcctcttcattttaatgaagacttaatgtatgatggcagtagcagaattaatttggaagggtacaaaatcatcttggccaccagtattcaagaaaatgccaccaaaatcattagaaagcacttcatattggatcaggacaatgacccaaaacactttgccagttcagtcaaggactttatcagggcaaagaaatgtaaagtcttagattgcccaaatcaatctccagatttacatccaattgaacattaatttcaccagctgaagtagagactaaagacagaaactccccaaaacaaacaacagttggaattggctgtaTTAAAGTCTGGGGGAAAGCATTttaaagcataagaccaagagtttGGTGATGTCTGGGTTGCAGCTttcaatcttttacatctgccttaaattcaactgttccaatacttatgctcacatcaaatagtgggatgaactctaaaagtgctgtcctttttatttggtaaaacatgtatgtgtcgaaagacctaataataaaatgtgacatttggtagttttatctcatattcatcttttgatcatattttcaaatgtcttgactccacagcagagaaagcaattttgtctttactgttccaatagttatggagggcactgtaaataaaataaaaactacactaataaaataaaataatgaagtgTTTTAAAAATCATCAAACTGCATTAAAGATATTTAATTGATATCAAAAAAATTCATTCTGCATTAATTTACTtaccagggcccggttccccaaaacgttcttatcgctaagtagttcttaacttattccttaacctctctcttaaccttatggcacggttcccgacacgttcgtacgctaagtatatcttctgtaagtcacactttcgtaaggttggtctggaccattcgtagctctctcttagcgttatttgagctcatgacgctactgtacagcagtctttagaaaccagcgcagcgaagtacaagtcaaactatggtatgttgacaattttgtggctcaacaatgattttctgttattttttaagactcataataaattatgttcgcaatggatacaggcctatttatgaagttgactttatgtggttacagaactaataaggtggtaattagcctaggctttttcgtaatgtaattaaagcgaattggcaatcatttttttgataattaaaatctggcaaacaatttggctctaaatggctaagatctttaaatgggtaagcatggtggtgtccagtaagcgaccaactatggcagcgatccaacgtgttcttgtattgaatcaaagacggagccggactcggagccatttagtccatgtcagtttttttattcggcaaaacttaagcccttttgacattttgcctgacgtggctatataaaaaaaaatcccctcccaagacaactcattgtggagcagctggaccttctcagacctgcgctggccaggctaacgcggcggaattctgctttaagccctgaagcccagcgctacttttttttttttttttttgctacagagagattcatcgagttcgtgggagagggctacagcctaatcaagacgtctgtgtggaagtgcgtccacactgtcaccaacgcccttctgcgccatgccggggattgcatcctggtggatggcactcatccctatcgccaatctatcagtgattgatcaggcgtaggctatacttatcgcgaaaggaagacgcggccataaatgtgcaggttatagtggaccataggggtgtgatctctgacctggtggcaaggtccagcaacacttcctctgacgagaggcttggtgcccttttttacgttgcttccccagcatattttgtatctaactctctctctctctctctctctctctctgttcattgtagataggttgctttttattaaaaacataaaccatttgcaatcaataccgcattaaacaaaagtaactgcagctgctttccaatcaattctaattgtaaagtaccttgccattaatataaaagtgtattatataatttttataagtcgttaaacccatgtcaagaagcagcACAAGttgcacaacgggataaggagggtggatgattagcgagggatacccggtttgtcttaccgtcacaacatatcgtgtgaacattactgaccctttgataatttaatttatagtctatattttactgataacttaaactatgttaaaataaatgttactgtaataatttgaggaatgtttcatttgcatagaacgtgttgtctttcttaacgctgtattgcaccttcgcgtaaagtcgaaaatcgattcatgagcaatcgatgccaactaattcagcaccctgactttggacagcgctcttgtaacgtcggacgtaagaggcagcgtgctaagaagcttcctaagggacacttcagggaacacacttagaaacatcaacaactttggtaagatatatctttcgatgtcttcttagcgcgctacgttatcggggaaccgggcccaggtgCTTTTCTCTAAAGTACATCAGCAATTCAACAAAAAgctacaaaacaataataatgaagtGACATCACCTTAGTTATCAATTAATTGTCAAAGGGGTTAAAAAACCTACCCCATCCTTGGACCCTTTGTTATATAAACTGATGATTCAGCCATGAGCATTAGAAAATCTCCCTCAGAGCACAGAGCGAAAGGACTTTCCGGAACACATCAACATTTTTAACACTCTTTTAGTTTTTCAGTTACAAATGCAATTATTTGTTTCATCAAATGATTTTTTATGCTGCACAAAGTGTTTGACTGTTAATACTCTGACCACAATGTGTGTatacaaaaagaaaattaatttgaGAAAGTGTGATATAAGAATTGATTATGAGTGTACTTTTCCTAAGatgcttttgtttttgcatttgtgtCTGTTCTGCATTAGTTTGTCAAGTGGAATGGACAACATCTCCTCCTTCTCATCTTTCTCTCTCGTAGCTCTAAATGGCACCAGCAGGTCCAGCAGGATCACTGCATTCTCTTTTGCCTTGCCAGGCTATTTTGTGACTATTTTTGTGAACTCCGCTTTGATTTGCATAATTGTTCTGGAGAAAGTTCTCCACAAGCCTATGTatatttttttgtgcaatttAAGTATAAATGGATTATACGGAGCTACAGGATTTTATCCACCTCTGCTGTATTATTTACTAAATGAAACCAACGTAATCTCTTTGAAAGAATGTGCCATTCAAAGCTTTGCCATTTTCACCTATGCAATAGGTGAGTTTACTAATTTGTGCATAATGGCATTCGATAGATACTTAGCAATCTGCAGACCTCTGTACTACCATACTGTCATGACAACAGTCACTATTTGGAGGCTGCTGACTTTCATTTGGATGTTTCCCTTCTGCACTGCAATACTGATAATACTGATGACGCTCAGGTTTCCCATTTGCATGAATCAGATAAACAAACTGTACTGTGAAAACTGGGTCTTGGAGAGACTTGCCTGCAGGGTGGACACCGTTCAGTTTGTGGTTAATGGAATATTAACATGTGCCATTAATGCTTTGGTAtggtttgtgtttttg from Carassius carassius chromosome 47, fCarCar2.1, whole genome shotgun sequence harbors:
- the or61a1 gene encoding odorant receptor 123-1: MDNISSFSSFSLVALNGTSRSSRITAFSFALPGYFVTIFVNSALICIIVLEKVLHKPMYIFLCNLSINGLYGATGFYPPLLYYLLNETNVISLKECAIQSFAIFTYAIGEFTNLCIMAFDRYLAICRPLYYHTVMTTVTIWRLLTFIWMFPFCTAILIILMTLRFPICMNQINKLYCENWVLERLACRVDTVQFVVNGILTCAINALVWFVFLSYVKILIACKHSAQSHKKFVTTCLPHLIAFLNYVVWSLFNTLYELFGTGSLPQSFKNFLSVSFLIIPPLVNPIIYGIILTPIRTKAKKIFQSLRSNHTD